The window TGCAGGCGAAGTCATCGTTTTTGAGGACAATCAGCTCATCGAGGCCGTCTTTTCAGCGAATTGCGGCGGATTTACAGCCAACAGCGAAGACGTTTGGGTCGCGAATGTCAACTATCTGCGCGCAATGCCCGATTACAATTTCTGCGAAGGTTTTGACAACCACGCTTGGCATATCACCATTCCGAAATTGGATTTTCTGGCCAAAATGGGACGCTACCTCAACATTGAAGCGGTGAGTTTCGACATCATTCCCGACATCAGCGGCCGTGTAAAACGGGTTCTTGTCAACGGCGAAAGCAAATATGTGATCTCCGGAGAGGAACTTCGCAGGCTGTTCAAACTCAAGAGTTCCAAGTTTCATGTCTTTGATTCGCAGAGCCTTTTGTTCATCGAAGGTTCGGGATTCGGGCACGGCGTGGGCATGTGCCAAGACGGCGCCTATTACCTGAGCGAAACGGGAATGGATTACCACCGCATCCTCAAACATTATTACCAAGGCGTTGACATTCTGAACATCGACAAGGTCAAGAACCTTTGGTGAATGTAAGGCCTCGGTTTTGTACCAATTTGCCTTGTCCGTTCAACTCTTCCGGCCTCACAACGTCCTTACAAAAACCATTCCTTCACCACACCGACAATTCGCTCGACATTGATCTTTTCAATCGGATGCGGCGTATTGGGCATCACGAAAAGTTCGGCGTTGGGCAATAGGCGATAGGCGGCAATCGTTTCTTCGAGCGTCACCATCGTGTCGCGGTCGCCGATGCCGATTCTGACGGGATTTGAATTTTTGGGAAAGTCTTCGTTCGCAAGGGCAGGTGCATTTCCCAAGCCGATCATCATCTCGGCGGTGCGGCTGAGGTGCTGCTGCCAATCGTTGCCATGGTGCCGTGTCTCGAGCATCTGCGCGAATTTGGGCACTTTTTCGAGGATGGTCGCCACATCGAGCATCTTCACTTCCTTGGCTGCGCCTTCGGGTGTCCAAGCGAGCTTGGTCGCAAACGTGAAGATCTTGCCCAGCAATTCAGGTTTGCGCAGGGCCAAATACAGCGCGACATAGCCGCCCATCGAGTAGCCGAAGACATGCGGCTGCTGCAATCCGTTTTCAAGGATGTACCGCTCCAAATTCTCGGCAAAATGCGAGATAGCAAAGGGGCGATCAGCAAATGTCTGAGCGCCATGGCCTTCAAAATCAAGGCTATGTACCTCGAAGGCATCCGCCAGCAACGGAAGCCATGGGGTAAATTGCGATTGGGCACCAAGCGCACCGTGCAAGAGGATCAGTTGGGGTTTAGCCATTTCGTTTTTCGATCAAAGCCAATGAAGCGTCCCGGTCGCGGTGCAGCGCATCCACCAATTCGTCGAGGCTTGCAAATTTCACATCGGGCCGGATCCAATCCAGAAATTCAACGCGGACGGATTTTCCGTAGATGTTTTGGTCAAAATTGAAAAGATGAATTTCGATTCCAAGCGGAAAATGGTCGCCGACGGTCGGCTTTTTCCCGATGTTGAGCATCCCGAAATGCGCTTCGCCGCCGACCCACAAGCGGGCGAGGTACACACCTTCGCCGGGAATGAGCTTGTGTGGATCATCAGGCAAGATATTGGCGGTCGGATAGCCGATGGTGCGTCCGAGTTTCTCGCCTTCGACAACCGTCCCGCGGATGCCGTAATCATAGCCAAGAAAGCGGCTTGCCGTGGCAATATCGCCCGACAACAAGGCTTGCCGGATTTTGGTGCTGCTCACATTGGCATTGTCGATTTGCTCGGCTGGAATTTCTTCGACCTCAAAGCCATACAATTCGGCTCCGGCTTGCAATTCCTTGAGTCCTCCGCTGCGATTTTTACCAAAATGATGGTCGTAGCCAATCACGATGCGCTTGATGCCCACGGTTTGAATGAGCACCTGTGAGATGAATTCCTGCGAATCCTGCTCGGCAAATTCACGGGTAAATGGAATCAGGAGGAGCTTGTCGATCCCAAATGCATCCAAGGCTGCGATCTTCTCCTCGATGGCTTGCA of the Bacteroidota bacterium genome contains:
- a CDS encoding alpha/beta hydrolase, which produces MAKPQLILLHGALGAQSQFTPWLPLLADAFEVHSLDFEGHGAQTFADRPFAISHFAENLERYILENGLQQPHVFGYSMGGYVALYLALRKPELLGKIFTFATKLAWTPEGAAKEVKMLDVATILEKVPKFAQMLETRHHGNDWQQHLSRTAEMMIGLGNAPALANEDFPKNSNPVRIGIGDRDTMVTLEETIAAYRLLPNAELFVMPNTPHPIEKINVERIVGVVKEWFL
- a CDS encoding bifunctional riboflavin kinase/FAD synthetase is translated as MKVFRSLDGFDRGHNATATIGTFDGVHLGHQKILGRLLDAAKEVDGESVVISFHPHPRLVLQPEDKSLRMLQAIEEKIAALDAFGIDKLLLIPFTREFAEQDSQEFISQVLIQTVGIKRIVIGYDHHFGKNRSGGLKELQAGAELYGFEVEEIPAEQIDNANVSSTKIRQALLSGDIATASRFLGYDYGIRGTVVEGEKLGRTIGYPTANILPDDPHKLIPGEGVYLARLWVGGEAHFGMLNIGKKPTVGDHFPLGIEIHLFNFDQNIYGKSVRVEFLDWIRPDVKFASLDELVDALHRDRDASLALIEKRNG